In Aedes albopictus strain Foshan chromosome 3, AalbF5, whole genome shotgun sequence, the following are encoded in one genomic region:
- the LOC109411829 gene encoding digestive cysteine proteinase 1, protein MRQLIILWSCIFVAALATNPPKWPKTYSVSGVLNIPYAEITEPFYAWYDEANGRSRIDYYGDMVQTYQLTKEGDYGTSLKVAPVTNRETMNKQTCLQVNGSSDNPISVQGILPDTKNFKLAGTEQRNGFNCDKFVLVDDVGQKRNYYSLWVRYVKSPKYPASRMPIPVRYEMKGYNTLLGSHYDHYYLDYESYEHQDIPADVFQVKTTDPCIGFPGPGSGHYATFNPMQEFIHPRSEEHLDNEFTRFKYKHGKSYHNDKEHDIRRDIFRQNLRFIHSHNRAGKSFTVAVNHLADRTDEELKALRGFKSSNVYNGGQPFPYNPEDFKDELPESLDWRIAGAVTPVKDQSVCGSCWSFGTAGHIESAYFLKYNKLMRFSQQALIDCSWGYGNNGCDGGEDFRAYQWMMEVGGIPSEEEYGGYLGQDGYCRLENKTLYAAIDGWVNVTSGDAEAMKVALFKHGPLSIAIDAGHKTFSYYANGVYYEPECRNNLDGLDHAVLAVGYGKLKGEDYWLIKNSWSNYWGNDGYALMAMKDNNCGLTTDATYVNLK, encoded by the exons CTCTTGCCACCAATCCACCGAAATGGCCCAAAACCTACTCAGTAAGTGGTGTCCTGAACATCCCGTACGCCGAAATCACGGAACCGTTCTACGCGTGGTACGATGAAGCCAACGGTCGCTCCCGTATCGATTACTACGGCGACATGGTGCAAACGTACCAGCTAACAAAGGAAGGCGATTACGGAACGAGTCTGAAGGTTGCACCGGTCACCAACCGCGAAACGATGAACAAGCAAACATGTCTGCAGGTCAACGGCAGCAGTGATAACCCTATCTCAGTGCAGGGTATTCTGCCCGATACGAAGAACTTCAAATTGGCGG gtactgaacaacgaaacggTTTCAACTGCGACAAATTTGTGCTGGTTGATGATGTGGGTCAGAAACGCAACTACTACAGTCTCTGGGTGCGGTATGTCAAGTCTCCCAAGTATCCGGCTTCCCGTATGCCCATCCCGGTTCGCTACGAAATGAAGGGTTACAATACGTTGCTCGGCTCACATTACGATCATTATTATTTGGATTACGAATCCTACGAACATCAGGATATTCCCGCCGATGTGTTCCAAGTCAAAACCA CTGATCCCTGCATCGGTTTCCCGGGTCCCGGCAGTGGACACTACGCCACATTCAACCCAATGCAAGAATTCATCCATCCGCGTTCCGAAGAACATTTGGATAATGAATTCACACGGTTCAAGTACAAGCACGGCAAGAGCTATCACAACGATAAGGAGCATGATATTCGCCGCGATATCTTCCGTCAAAATCTGCGATTCATCCACTCGCACAACCGTGCTGGAAAAAGTTTTACTGTTGCCGTAAACCATCTGGCTGATCGTACCGATGAAGAACTGAAGGCCCTTCGCGGATTCAAGTCGTCCAACGTCTACAACGGAGGTCAGCCATTCCCATACAACCCGGAAGACTTCAAGGATGAACTGCCGGAGAGTTTGGATTGGCGCATCGCTGGTGCCGTAACACCGGTCAAGGATCAATCGGTATGTGGATCGTGCTGGTCCTTCGGAACAGCTGGACATATCGAATCCGCCTACTTCCTGAAGTACAACAAATTGATGCGTTTTTCGCAACAAGCCTTGATCGATTGCTCCTGGGGATATGGCAATAACGGCTGCGATGGTGGCGAGGACTTCCGTGCTTACCAATGGATGATGGAAGTCGGTGGCATTCCTTCGGAAGAAGAATATGGTGGCTACTTGGGACAGGATGGTTACTGCAGGCTGGAGAACAAAACGCTGTACGCAGCCATCGATGGGTGGGTCAACGTAACTTCCGGAGATGCTGAAGCCATGAAGGTGGCACTGTTCAAACATGGACCGTTGTCGATTGCCATCGATGCCGGCCACAAGACCTTCAGCTACTACGCAAATGGAGTGTACTACGAACCGGAATGCAGGAACAACTTGGATGGATTAGATCACGCTGTGCTAGCAGTGGGATATGGAAAACTGAAAGGAGAGGATTACTGGCTGATCAAGAACTCCTGGTCCAATTATTGGGGTAACGATGGGTACGCCTTGATGGCAATGAAAGATAATAACTGTGGCCTTACCACCGATGCTACATATGTAAATTTGAAGTGA